The following coding sequences lie in one Salvelinus fontinalis isolate EN_2023a chromosome 21, ASM2944872v1, whole genome shotgun sequence genomic window:
- the LOC129818650 gene encoding bone morphogenetic protein receptor type-1B-like isoform X1, protein MMVVWLPWGWAWRTVLLVTGLASLSPGTNANVLDTMLLRNPGRARSDSRWENSGSTAPVPTQRILWCHCYHHCPEDSTNNTCRTDGYCFTMVEDEEGSLPVLTSGCLGLVGSEFQCRDTGNARQRRALECCTDQDFCNKDLYPTLPPPRAPDYVDSSIHHMALFISVTVCSIILALIIVFCYFRYKRQESRPHYSIGLEQDETYIPPGESLKDLIEQSQSSGSGSGLPLLVQRTIAKQIQMVKQIGKGRYGEVWMGRWRGERVAVKVFFTTEEASWFRETEIYQTVLMRHENILGFIAADIKGTGSWTQLYLITDYHESGSLYDYLKSTTLDIKAMLRLAYSSVSGLCHLHTEIFGTQGKPAIAHRDLKSKNILVKKNGACCIADLGLAVKFISDTNEVDIPPNTRVGTKRYMPPEVLDESLNRKHFQSYIMADMYSFGLILWEIARRCVSGGMVEEYQLPYHDLVSSDPSYEDMREVVCIKRQRPSFANRWSSDECLRQMGKLMTECWAHNPASRLTALRVKKTLAKMSESQDIKL, encoded by the exons ATGATGGTGGTGTGGTTGCCGTGGGGATGGGCATGGAGGACTGTACTGCTGGTGACTGGACTGGCTTCACTGAGCCCGGGGACTAATG ccaACGTGTTGGACACCATGTTACTGAGGAACCCTGGGAGAGCCAGGTCAGACAGTAGGTGGGAGAACAGTGGGAGTACAGCCCCGGTTCCAACACAGAGGATCCTCTGGTGTCACTGTTACCATCACTGTCCTGAAGACTCTACCAACAATACCTGCAG GACTGATGGATATTGTTTCACCATGGTGGAGGATGAAGAGGGAAGTCTCCCTGTGCTGACCTCTGGGTGTCTGGGGCTGGTGGGTTCGGAGTTTCAGTGCAGG GACACAGGGAATGCCCGTCAGAGGAGGGCTCTAGAGTGCTGTACAGACCAGGACTTCTGCAATAAAGACCTGTATCCTACTTTACCACCACCGAGGGCCCCTG aTTACGTGGACAGCAGTATCCACCACATGgctctcttcatctctgtcacaGTCTGCAGCATCATTCTGGCGCTCATCATCGTCTTCTGTTACTTCAG GTATAAGCGTCAGGAGTCCCGGCCTCACTACAGTATTGGTCTGGAGCAGGATGAGACTTACATTCCCCCTGGAGAGTCTCTGAAGGACCTAATAGAACAGTCCCAGAGCTCTGGATCAGGATCAGGACTCCCCCTGCTG GTGCAGCGCACCATAGCCAAGCAGATTCAGATGGTGAAGCAGATAGGTAAGGGCCGCTACGGGGAGGTGTGGATGGGTCGCTGGAGAGGCGAGAGAGTGGCTGTCAAAGTGTTCTTCACCACCGAGGAGGCCagctggttcagagagacagagatctaCCAAACTGTCCTCATGAGACACGAGAACATACTGG GCTTCATAGCAGCGGACATCAAGGGAACAGGCTCGTGGACCCAGCTCTACCTGATCACAGACTACCATGAGAGTGGATCTCTGTACGACTACCTCAAGTCCACCACGCTAGACATCAAGGCCATGCTGCGGCTGGCCTACTCCTCAGTGTCAGGCCTCTGTCACCTCCACACAGAGATCTTTGGCACCCAGGGCAAGCCGGCCATCGCCCACAGAGACCTGAAGAGCAAGAACATCCTGGTAAAGAAGAACGGGGCCTGCTGCATCGCAGACCTGGGTCTTGCCGTCAAATTCATCAG TGACACCAACGAGGTGGACATCCCTCCCAACACCAGGGTGGGCACAAAGCGCTATATGCCCCCAGAGGTGCTGGACGAGAGTCTGAACAGGAAACACTTTCAGTCCTACATCATGGCCGACATGTACAGCTTCGGCCTCATCCTCTGGGAGATCGCCCGGCGCTGCGTATCTGGAG GCATGGTAGAGGAGTACCAGCTGCCCTACCATGACCTGGTGTCCTCTGACCCCTCCTATGAAGACATGAGGGAGGTGGTGTGCATCAAGAGACAGAGACCTTCCTTCGCCAACCGCTGGAGCAGTGATGAG TGTCTCAGACAGATGGGGAAGCTGATGACGGAGTGCTGGGCCCACAACCCTGCATCTCGCCTCACTGCTCTGAGAGTGAAGAAGACCCTGGCCAAGATGTCTGAGTCTCAGGACATCAAACTGTGA
- the LOC129818650 gene encoding bone morphogenetic protein receptor type-1B-like isoform X2, with protein sequence MLLRNPGRARSDSRWENSGSTAPVPTQRILWCHCYHHCPEDSTNNTCRTDGYCFTMVEDEEGSLPVLTSGCLGLVGSEFQCRDTGNARQRRALECCTDQDFCNKDLYPTLPPPRAPDYVDSSIHHMALFISVTVCSIILALIIVFCYFRYKRQESRPHYSIGLEQDETYIPPGESLKDLIEQSQSSGSGSGLPLLVQRTIAKQIQMVKQIGKGRYGEVWMGRWRGERVAVKVFFTTEEASWFRETEIYQTVLMRHENILGFIAADIKGTGSWTQLYLITDYHESGSLYDYLKSTTLDIKAMLRLAYSSVSGLCHLHTEIFGTQGKPAIAHRDLKSKNILVKKNGACCIADLGLAVKFISDTNEVDIPPNTRVGTKRYMPPEVLDESLNRKHFQSYIMADMYSFGLILWEIARRCVSGGMVEEYQLPYHDLVSSDPSYEDMREVVCIKRQRPSFANRWSSDECLRQMGKLMTECWAHNPASRLTALRVKKTLAKMSESQDIKL encoded by the exons ATGTTACTGAGGAACCCTGGGAGAGCCAGGTCAGACAGTAGGTGGGAGAACAGTGGGAGTACAGCCCCGGTTCCAACACAGAGGATCCTCTGGTGTCACTGTTACCATCACTGTCCTGAAGACTCTACCAACAATACCTGCAG GACTGATGGATATTGTTTCACCATGGTGGAGGATGAAGAGGGAAGTCTCCCTGTGCTGACCTCTGGGTGTCTGGGGCTGGTGGGTTCGGAGTTTCAGTGCAGG GACACAGGGAATGCCCGTCAGAGGAGGGCTCTAGAGTGCTGTACAGACCAGGACTTCTGCAATAAAGACCTGTATCCTACTTTACCACCACCGAGGGCCCCTG aTTACGTGGACAGCAGTATCCACCACATGgctctcttcatctctgtcacaGTCTGCAGCATCATTCTGGCGCTCATCATCGTCTTCTGTTACTTCAG GTATAAGCGTCAGGAGTCCCGGCCTCACTACAGTATTGGTCTGGAGCAGGATGAGACTTACATTCCCCCTGGAGAGTCTCTGAAGGACCTAATAGAACAGTCCCAGAGCTCTGGATCAGGATCAGGACTCCCCCTGCTG GTGCAGCGCACCATAGCCAAGCAGATTCAGATGGTGAAGCAGATAGGTAAGGGCCGCTACGGGGAGGTGTGGATGGGTCGCTGGAGAGGCGAGAGAGTGGCTGTCAAAGTGTTCTTCACCACCGAGGAGGCCagctggttcagagagacagagatctaCCAAACTGTCCTCATGAGACACGAGAACATACTGG GCTTCATAGCAGCGGACATCAAGGGAACAGGCTCGTGGACCCAGCTCTACCTGATCACAGACTACCATGAGAGTGGATCTCTGTACGACTACCTCAAGTCCACCACGCTAGACATCAAGGCCATGCTGCGGCTGGCCTACTCCTCAGTGTCAGGCCTCTGTCACCTCCACACAGAGATCTTTGGCACCCAGGGCAAGCCGGCCATCGCCCACAGAGACCTGAAGAGCAAGAACATCCTGGTAAAGAAGAACGGGGCCTGCTGCATCGCAGACCTGGGTCTTGCCGTCAAATTCATCAG TGACACCAACGAGGTGGACATCCCTCCCAACACCAGGGTGGGCACAAAGCGCTATATGCCCCCAGAGGTGCTGGACGAGAGTCTGAACAGGAAACACTTTCAGTCCTACATCATGGCCGACATGTACAGCTTCGGCCTCATCCTCTGGGAGATCGCCCGGCGCTGCGTATCTGGAG GCATGGTAGAGGAGTACCAGCTGCCCTACCATGACCTGGTGTCCTCTGACCCCTCCTATGAAGACATGAGGGAGGTGGTGTGCATCAAGAGACAGAGACCTTCCTTCGCCAACCGCTGGAGCAGTGATGAG TGTCTCAGACAGATGGGGAAGCTGATGACGGAGTGCTGGGCCCACAACCCTGCATCTCGCCTCACTGCTCTGAGAGTGAAGAAGACCCTGGCCAAGATGTCTGAGTCTCAGGACATCAAACTGTGA
- the LOC129818650 gene encoding bone morphogenetic protein receptor type-1B-like isoform X3, which yields MMVVWLPWGWAWRTVLLVTGLASLSPGTNGVQPWVCLGGCRGTHLAARPTHWGASPPDDPAANVLDTMLLRNPGRARSDSRWENSGSTAPVPTQRILWCHCYHHCPEDSTNNTCRTDGYCFTMVEDEEGSLPVLTSGCLGLVGSEFQCRDTGNARQRRALECCTDQDFCNKDLYPTLPPPRAPDYVDSSIHHMALFISVTVCSIILALIIVFCYFRYKRQESRPHYSIGLEQDETYIPPGESLKDLIEQSQSSGSGSGLPLLVQRTIAKQIQMVKQIGKGRYGEVWMGRWRGERVAVKVFFTTEEASWFRETEIYQTVLMRHENILGFIAADIKGTGSWTQLYLITDYHESGSLYDYLKSTTLDIKAMLRLAYSSVSGLCHLHTEIFGTQGKPAIAHRDLKSKNILVKKNGACCIADLGLAVKFISDTNEVDIPPNTRVGTKRYMPPEVLDESLNRKHFQSYIMADMYSFGLILWEIARRCVSGGMVEEYQLPYHDLVSSDPSYEDMREVVCIKRQRPSFANRWSSDECLRQMGKLMTECWAHNPASRLTALRVKKTLAKMSESQDIKL from the exons ATGATGGTGGTGTGGTTGCCGTGGGGATGGGCATGGAGGACTGTACTGCTGGTGACTGGACTGGCTTCACTGAGCCCGGGGACTAATG GGGTGCAGCCCTGGGTGTGCCTTGGAGGGTGTAGGGgtacccacttggcagccaggcccacacACTGGGGAGCCAGCCCCCCAGATGACCCAGCAG ccaACGTGTTGGACACCATGTTACTGAGGAACCCTGGGAGAGCCAGGTCAGACAGTAGGTGGGAGAACAGTGGGAGTACAGCCCCGGTTCCAACACAGAGGATCCTCTGGTGTCACTGTTACCATCACTGTCCTGAAGACTCTACCAACAATACCTGCAG GACTGATGGATATTGTTTCACCATGGTGGAGGATGAAGAGGGAAGTCTCCCTGTGCTGACCTCTGGGTGTCTGGGGCTGGTGGGTTCGGAGTTTCAGTGCAGG GACACAGGGAATGCCCGTCAGAGGAGGGCTCTAGAGTGCTGTACAGACCAGGACTTCTGCAATAAAGACCTGTATCCTACTTTACCACCACCGAGGGCCCCTG aTTACGTGGACAGCAGTATCCACCACATGgctctcttcatctctgtcacaGTCTGCAGCATCATTCTGGCGCTCATCATCGTCTTCTGTTACTTCAG GTATAAGCGTCAGGAGTCCCGGCCTCACTACAGTATTGGTCTGGAGCAGGATGAGACTTACATTCCCCCTGGAGAGTCTCTGAAGGACCTAATAGAACAGTCCCAGAGCTCTGGATCAGGATCAGGACTCCCCCTGCTG GTGCAGCGCACCATAGCCAAGCAGATTCAGATGGTGAAGCAGATAGGTAAGGGCCGCTACGGGGAGGTGTGGATGGGTCGCTGGAGAGGCGAGAGAGTGGCTGTCAAAGTGTTCTTCACCACCGAGGAGGCCagctggttcagagagacagagatctaCCAAACTGTCCTCATGAGACACGAGAACATACTGG GCTTCATAGCAGCGGACATCAAGGGAACAGGCTCGTGGACCCAGCTCTACCTGATCACAGACTACCATGAGAGTGGATCTCTGTACGACTACCTCAAGTCCACCACGCTAGACATCAAGGCCATGCTGCGGCTGGCCTACTCCTCAGTGTCAGGCCTCTGTCACCTCCACACAGAGATCTTTGGCACCCAGGGCAAGCCGGCCATCGCCCACAGAGACCTGAAGAGCAAGAACATCCTGGTAAAGAAGAACGGGGCCTGCTGCATCGCAGACCTGGGTCTTGCCGTCAAATTCATCAG TGACACCAACGAGGTGGACATCCCTCCCAACACCAGGGTGGGCACAAAGCGCTATATGCCCCCAGAGGTGCTGGACGAGAGTCTGAACAGGAAACACTTTCAGTCCTACATCATGGCCGACATGTACAGCTTCGGCCTCATCCTCTGGGAGATCGCCCGGCGCTGCGTATCTGGAG GCATGGTAGAGGAGTACCAGCTGCCCTACCATGACCTGGTGTCCTCTGACCCCTCCTATGAAGACATGAGGGAGGTGGTGTGCATCAAGAGACAGAGACCTTCCTTCGCCAACCGCTGGAGCAGTGATGAG TGTCTCAGACAGATGGGGAAGCTGATGACGGAGTGCTGGGCCCACAACCCTGCATCTCGCCTCACTGCTCTGAGAGTGAAGAAGACCCTGGCCAAGATGTCTGAGTCTCAGGACATCAAACTGTGA